In the Cucurbita pepo subsp. pepo cultivar mu-cu-16 chromosome LG17, ASM280686v2, whole genome shotgun sequence genome, agaagaatgaaaaaaggatgaaattaaaatgaaaagaaggaaaatgaaaatgaaaagaagatgaaaaaaagaataggcgtataaagaatgaaaaagaggaaataattttcattaactGGAAACccctatattaaaaaagtcTTAACAAATCAGTCAACTGTCCATGAATGTCACCACACATCTTGACAGGTGTTTCAAGCTCAAGCAAATTGGGCTGCTGGACAAATTCTCTATGGAAGAAGCACAAAGAAGCTTGATCTCGTTCTCAGAAAGCTGCCTGTTTACCTGCCCTCGCgaacatgaaatgaaaataagaatgagggacagagaatgaaaagaaaataaaaaaatatgagaagaagaatgaaaaaaaaaagattgaaaagaagatattaaaacaatttcaaaataagaataaaaggaaaaatgaaaagaagataaaaataaaatgaaaataaaaagaaaatgaaaacaaattaaaaacaagatgaaaagaagaatgaaaagaaaataaaaacaagaatgaaaaaaagatgaaattgaaatgaaaatgaaaaaaagataaaaaaaaagaataggaGGAAACCATATTAAAAAAGTCTTAACAAAGGAGTGAACTGCCCATGAATGTCACCACAAATCTTGATAGGTGCTTCAAGCTCAAGCAAATTGGGTTGTTGGACAAAATCTCTCTAGAAGAAACACAAAGAAGCTTGATCTCGTTCTCGGAAAGCTGGACCTGTTTACCTGCTTTgacatgaaatgaaaagaagaatgggAATAGagagtgaaaagaaaataaaaaaaaatatgaaaagaagaatgaaaaaaaaagatgaaaagaagatattaaaacaatttcaaaataagaataaaaagaaaaatgaaaagaagataaaaataaaatgaaaataaaaagaaaatgaaaacaaattaaaaacaagataaaaagaagaatgaaaagaaaataaaaacaagaatgaaaaaaagatgaaattgaaatgaaaagaacgaaaataaaaatgaaaaaaagataaaaaaaagaataggcTGATAAggaatgaagaagagaaataattttcattaggTGGAAACTCATATTCAAAAAGTCTTTACGAATGAGTGAACTGCCCATGAATGTCACTACAAATCTTCATAGGTGCTTCAAGCTCAAGCAAATCGGGTTGTTGGACAAAATCTATCATGAGAGAAGCACAAAGAAACTTGATCTCGTTCTCGGAAAGCTGGATCTGTTTACCTGCCctcgaaaaagaaatgaaaagaagaatggaggacagagaatgaaaagaaaataaaaaaatatgaaaagaagatattaaaacaatttcaaaataagaataaaaggaagaatgaaaagaagataaaaataaaatgaaaataaaaaggaaatgaaaacaaattaaaaataagatgaaaagaagaataaaaagaaaataaaaagaagaatgaaaaaaagatgataaattgaaatgaaaagaaggaaaatgaaaatgaaaaaagatgaaaaaagaataggCTGATAaggaatgaaaaagagatAATTTTCATTAGGTGGAAACcatattaaaaaagtaaaggaGTGAACTGCCCCTCAATGTCACCACAAATATTGATAGGTGCTTCAAGCTCAAGCAAATTGGGTTGTTGGACAAAATCTCTCTAAAAGAAGCACAAAGAAGCTTGATCTCATTCTCGGAAAGCTGGACTTGTTTACCTGCCCTCgacatgaaatgaaaataagaatgaGCGGACAAagtatgaaaagaaaataaaaaaaaatatgaaaggaagaatgaaaaaaaggatgaaaagaaaatattaaaagaatttcaaaataagaataaaaagaagaggaaaagaaataaaaataaaatgaaaataaaaagaaaatgaaaacaaattaaaaacatgataaaaagaagaatgaaaagaaaattaaaagaagaatgaaaaaaagatgaaattaaaatgaaaaaatgaaaaaatgaaaaaagatgaaataaagatgaaaaggatatgaaaaaaaattaaaagaaagaataaaaatgaaaatgaaaatgagattgagaagaagatgtaaagaaaaatagacGGACAgggaatgaaaaagaaaaataatgggCACCAGGTGTAAACCCACATATTCAAAAAGCCTTAACAAATGAGTTAACTAACCTTGAATGTCACCACAAATGCTTCAAACTCAAGCAAATTGGGTTGCTGGACGAAAATCTCTCTACAAGAAGCACAAATGAGCTTGATATCGTTCTCGAAAAATTGGACCTGTTTATCCGTCCTGACgtacaagaaatgaaaagaagaatgaaaaaaaagataaaaagaagatacaaagaaaaatgaaaaagaataataaaaagaaaaatgaaaaaaaattgaaaatatgaataaaaataagaattaaagaagatgaaaataaaataaaaagaagaagaaaagaaaatgaggatgaaaatgaagatgaaaataaaatgataagaagaatgaaaatgaaaaatgaaaagaagaatgaaataaatagaaaatgaaaacaaaataaaaagaatataaaaagataaaattaaaataaaaatatgatggaaagaagaatgaaaaaaaagataaaattaaaaagaaaatgaaaatgaaaagaagataaaaaagaatgaaaagaagaatttaaagaagatgatgagatgaaaagaaaatgaaaagaagataaaaaaaaaagataaaaagaagatgaaaagaaaatgaaaagaaaaagaaaaagaaaatgaaaaacggatgaaaagaaaatgaggatggaaagaagatgaaaagaagTTTGATCTCATTCTCGTAAAGCTGAACCTATTTACCTGCCTTCACcgatagaaaatgaaaagaagaatgtgCTGacagtaaaataaaaaaaagaatagataGAACAGGCAATCAAAATagggaataaaaaaaaaaaagaataacatcTATTTTAGATCTAGGGACTCCCATGTTTAACTCTAATTTCAAGATCACTAATTAAAGgacaaaataaatttgtgttAGGGTTTAAAACAATTGTGTTTAAATAgggtaataaaaaaaaaatagcctCTGAGATCTAGGACTCTGATGTTTAACTCTAATTTCAAAATCCATAAATTGAAGGATAAAACAAATTTGTGTTAAGGTTTGAGCTCCATTTGTGTAAAGACAAACTCTcataaaacaaattttgtcAATGTGCAAGATTCATCTCTCATTATAGATATTGTACAAATAGAATACTCTTCATTTCTTCCTCTAAAACACCTCTAAGTAGCAGTACAAATagaatatttcttcatttctcccTCAAAAGCACCTCTTAGTCatataatacaaataaaatatttcttcatttctcccTCTAAAGCACCTCTAAGTGATATGCGAGATACATAATTCATATTGTAGAAATCATTTTGCGTGATAAATAAAGAGTAAGATTACCAACTAAACGAAATTACATTAACGATGAACGGAAGACGAGAAGTTAACAAACCTGTATCTTTTCGCTAGAGGTTCCAACAAAGAGCAATCCTCTATCATCATCTCTAGTTAGGTATGTAATCTTTGTGTGGCTACCACTAGCACTACCTAATTTAACTGAACCAATTTTTGTATACTTTTCTTTCGACAAGACCTCTATAATCATGCCCAATCTCGAGGTTGTAAACAACAAGTCGGTGCTTACAACCATGTGATGGATGTCAACTCCAGGTGAAAAGGATCCCACTGTTGTCTTGTTTGACAGCGAAAATGTCTTTCacatttgaaacaaaaacgCAAAAGAAACATTATCACTTCATAATAACCATCACAAGTATTTGAATCAAgggtttatttaattttgttgattttaagTACCTTGCCTGCAGTTCCATCCACTGCTGAATCGGCAGCAAACAGCAGGTCTCCGTGTAAGTGTAAGGAGTAGATGttgtaacaccccaaaaatgaaagaaattagaTCCAACAAGAATAAGGGTCATGTAAGACCTAAATGATTAAAAAGGggagaaatgaaagaattaaGCAAGGATGATGATCTCAAGCAAGTCATTAAGGTTAAGGAGTTTAAGACCTATGGAAAAAGATTGGAAAGTAAAAGTAAGTGAAAAGGGCAAAAAggtcatttttcaattattaagaTTTCCCAGATTTTTAgttccttatctagaaggaatttcaagatgttGAAGAAGGGAAATATGACCAACTTGAGAGGATTTTTAGAAAAGTTATGgatttttaaggaaaaataatattaaaatattcggAAAGTGGCAAATTACCATAATACCCATGGAagaatggataattacgaaaatgccccTGAATCAGAGCATCTACAGTGACCATTTGAGAAATATCTCTGAAACTCGAATCTCAGCCGTTGGATCTTTCCCAAATTTGGATAAGATCAAGAAAACTGAcagatcatcacatccaacggtGGTATTCAAAACTAAGGTCAGTAAAGCCCTGATTGGAACGGATTTTTCTGACGAATTATCCAGAACGTTCAATCTCCAAGTCACGACGATTCTGGAGCTttcaatgtcggtttaagcttCTCCTATAAAGTCTGAAGTAGGGCGAACAATATGGAACAAGACTCGAGCAAGGTCGAGCACCCGTTCCAAAGTTATGAGCGTTTAGATTgtgggtctcctactctcgggtttcttccaaatttgagagcaattctccaccattccTCCTCAAACTTATTCATAtagtttctaaacaagattacccacaattcctatgaaggaatcgagagctGAAACGTCATAGAACAAGATACCCAAGAAATCGAAAATCCGACGTTTCGAGTGAGTTGCATACCGAGAATGATTTCTAGAAATTAAGGACCCACACTCAAAGACGTTCCTCAAAACCAATTCCTATAGAATAAGGAAAGAATATGGAAGAggttccatgaagaaatcggGCGTTGAAAACTCCTAGAATTggctacccaataagaaatcccCTATTTTAGCTCCGGcgaggaaaatgattttggacgaactttggagGCGAGTATCTTAGGCTATGATCCACgaaaaggtatgaaatcaatcccaAGCCCTTCCTTGTAACATCATcgttaagtttcatgaagaaatggaGGGGAGAAACGAAGATATCGGGTCTGTGGAAGGTCACTTTCAGACGGCGGCGCAAAGGACGCGGGCGTCTTCTTCCTgtccagaggaagaagacgatgacgtggccTGAACCGGCCAGTCAGCCCAAAATCTGACCTTCCCTCGgtgtttctcaattttaatccCCTTCTAGGCCAGTTCACATGAAAAACCttatggttccagaaactagacacaataaggagtctATGGAAGAAAATGTGAAGTAATTCGGATaccagaagctcaagaacggGGGTCCCAAATGTCGacgacgaggtaagtagccaccttggacttttcttaagaaatacttgtaggaatcacttggattttcatatgaaccctaaaaCAAGTATTACAAGGatctatgaaagaaaaactcaaagaactgTAAGTTAAGGCCCTGAACCGACCAAATTGCTTGGGATTTAAAGAACCTTAAAATAATATacggttcatgacctagatgacctccaaatgctatgaaactatACGGTAGATCTTATTGTATGATGATTGATGAGGTGGTAAAGTTTGAAAGCCACTAGAACTCGTTAAGTAGCTAAATCGagaattaggggtaaaatgaccataatgcccctaaggaaGACTAACTATGGGTTAAGCCCTAAATGACCTCCCAACATTATGAAATGTTGAATGAATCCTTATCTCATGATGATGTATACGGTAACGAAGTTTGGAAATCATTGGGAAACGTTAGATAGCGAAACCAAGATATGGGGAAAAATGTACATCACGATCCACATGACTTTACCTCCTAGGATGACTAATGAGGTACCCATGAAATAAGAGATTCCCCGTAGGTACCCTTGGTTGCTGATCAGATTCAAAGTGTATAAGGTCACGTTGGGCTATTCCTAAGAAGAACCTTTAAGTTCCAAGCTTGACCCAAGATGTTATGCATAAACCTAGGATCCCCAAGAATACAAGGAAACACCTAGTTTAATGCAGATGGTATGCTTAACAAGTTGCTAGGATCCATGCCTGGAGTAACTGTTATCTCCCATCACGAAGTCTACCACGAGATCCTTATTCCTCTTAGGTGAGATGCCCTGCTATATGTACCATGTGCAGGATGCCATGATGaacttattattttcctcACCTAAATGGTATGCCCTGCAACACGATATGCCAGCAGGATGCCACGTTTATGATAATGTCACCTATGCACTCATGGGGAGAAAACTAAGGGTTACTTTGAAAGTGTTTTCAGGACCAAAACACGATATATGACATGACAACCTCTAAGGGTTAGTTCCTGAAAACAAGAAGTCATATCCTAGCTCAAGGTCTAAATATGCTCCAAATCACCAACCATGTCCTATAAGGTCTATTTTATATGACACGAGGATAAGTTCAAGATTTTAAGTTGGTTGGAGCAAGTTTGGAACATAAGCCAAGATGGAACTTAAAGAAACGCCTAAAGAAAACGTGTCAAGATTCaagactcttctagaaccctctaaaGAGCTCCCTAGGaatctatgaccttctagaacaactcacgctaagatgggttcatatgATACGAATGCATGTTACAATTTATGcttcaagaaaataagaaccttagaaacttacaaggtTAAGAGCCAAGAACATTACCAAACAAGCTTTACAACTACCAAgataagaagaatgctaggtaccactcaaagATGAGGACCAAAGTCCTTAGACATAAAaactcaagaatgctaggtattACTCTAAGCATGTCTAATTGTGGCTCGTAACTCCCACCATGCGGTGCTTTCTAAGGAGgcctttttcctcttctaggtgggatgccctgcaccGTGTTTgctttgcaggatgtcatgtttggcCTCATTCCCCTCACCTAGATGAGATGCCCTGCGCCATGTTATGATTTGCAGGATACCATGTTCATGTATACACCGATCACACGACCTATATGGTCTATGTTAGATTATgcgacctttatggtctatgctatgttcatgcatgcatcgatcacgtgacctttatggtctatgcTATGTTCACGCATGTATCGATCACGTGACCTTTACGGTCTATCATGGGGAGAACCTATGGCCACGATGGAgcaagaagagagtaagttatCCTAGCCATGAATTaagaacctcctaagacctcccacggtacatCATGTTTATGACTTAGACTACACTGCTTGGAtcgtatgaagccttgagcgtaggtattaagactgtgtcgcttggaacgcatgaagcctcgGACACAGGATGACAAGTTTATGTCTAGTACCGTAAGTCCTaaggggagtgtcttggagaacgaattaagaaacataacaagaacttacaacaagaacaagaaaaaaacaagaacatgaaaagaaaaagtgtggtattctagcatatcaaggacaaGANAAAaactcaagaatgctaggtattACTCTAAGCATGTCTAATTGTGGCTCGTAACTCCCACCATGCGGTGCTTTCTAAGGAGgcctttttcctcttctaggtgggatgccctgcaccGTGTTTgctttgcaggatgtcatgtttggcCTCATTCCCCTCACCTAGATGAGATGCCCTGCGCCATGTTATGATTTGCAGGATACCATGTTCATGTATACACCGATCACACGACCTATATGGTCTATGTTAGATTATgcgacctttatggtctatgctatgttcatgcatgcatcgatcacgtgacctttatggtctatgcTATGTTCACGCATGTATCGATCACGTGACCTTTACGGTCTATCATGGGGAGAACCTATGGCCACGATGGAgcaagaagagagtaagttatCCTAGCCATGAATTaagaacctcctaagacctcccacggtacatCATGTTTATGACTTAGACTACACTGCTTGGAtcgtatgaagccttgagcgtaggtattaagactgtgtcgcttggaacgcatgaagcctcgGACACAGGATGACAAGTTTATGTCTAGTACCGTAAGTCCTaaggggagtgtcttggagaacgaattaagaaacataacaagaacttacaacaagaacaagaaaaaaacaagaacatgaaaagaaaaagtgtggtattctagcatatcaaggacaagattaagagcctacaagtagggtgcttactgagtctttgtactcattccttattctctattttttcaggaaataaggagctggtcgaggtcgggagcggactctggagcaggtgccatagacAAACCTCACCCGTCGTCCTTCAACCATTTTGTGTCGTCCCTTAACTTGTGTTTTAactgttgtgttgtgttttaaaatactttgtataaactttattttgatataatgtttgatatgttttaagttttggttgttttattttgttgaaaaatttaCCCGTCTTTTTAGAGTTATCGAGTCAACCCGGTCCTTACAGATGTTTTGTTTCCAATAACAACTTTCTTACGCCAGCATAGAATGTGTATGTTTGGTCAAATCCACCTCCTGCCAATTATCAATACAACAATTTTGGTAAACCATATCACTAAAAATTGTCATCTTCCCGACTCGCCAGATTGATAAGATGTTGGGCTTGgtcattattgttttttctcattgattgaaatttagaatTCCCTCTAATTCACTAAAAACGTTACTACTTGTGATAATGAAAGTAACCAAAGCAATAGATTTCTAAGATTAGGGGTACCAGTATACAGTTACCAGAGCAACCGCAATAAAGTTTATCTTCTGATAATGCCAGGGACTTGAcgtatttattgaaatttatttgctTGGGAACTCTAGAGAAGTTGTACACCTGTAATATCCAATCCAACAAGTATATTATCTTATCAAGAGGATTGAATTCTATGGATATTGGTTCTTCCAGCTCTAGTAGCCTGAACCGAAGTTACCTTAACGCCAGTTCCTTGAGAAACAAAGCATGCGACATTGGCGTTGGCTTTCATGTCATAGATTGGCTCCTTCACTTCATGAACTTGAACGCACTGTATTTTTTCACACTTGACGGTCCATACCTGTAAGAGTGGTGTTTTTCGAGAATTAATGGTGGAAGTTTAATCGAAATAAGATTGCTATCAGATGCAGTGAGAAAAAGGAAGGCCAATTTGTCGTTCTCTTAGGGAATAAAATGCAGTAGAAAGAATCGCAGCCATTATCAGATTAGATTGAATCTTGTCCTTTAGAATGTTGATTGATCCGATCACTATTGTTCAAAGAAACCACTAcgtaatttttctttagaagAAAACTCGGCATAACATGATCAAAGAAGTTTTACCCGGATTGTTTTGTCTAAGGAACCGCTGTATAATGCGTCGCCCGAAGAGGAAAGACACAGGCATGTTACAGCTTTTGTGTGCTTGCGTGCTTCTTGGATCAACTTCAATACTTTATCTCCAGCATCCCAAACCTAAAAGCAGAATATCGTGTAGGTAGTAAGACAAGATAGTGATTTTACCCACGATCTGAACTGACACTAAGGTGGCACATACGACCCGTCTTGTTCAGATTTTTACCTTGATGGTTCCGTCCGAGTGACTGCTTAAGACCCGCCCATTCAGATGAACCAAGGACAAAACCTCTCCATTTGAGCTGGAATCTAGTGCACCAACTTCCGTATAACTCCAGAGCTCTGTCTAATGGGCAGACGATTAGTAGTAAGCTATGGATCCACTTTTAGTGTGAACTAAGAACAAAACCATTTCCCCAAACCCGACTTACTGCATCAACGGATGGCACGTTCATCAAGGCTTTTATTATATCATTGACCACCAAAGAGCTTCTCCTAAGCTTTCTCAACGTTTTGTTGATGGATCTTGCATGAAGTCCCAGTTCCTCAAGTGCAGCTTCGTAATCAGTAACCAAGTTAGTTCGGTTTCAAAGCAATATACATACTAACTCTCAGAGTTACAAATAAAACCCACCTGGGTCACTAAGGAAAGTTTTCAAAACAAGGTATGCTAAAATCTTCTCCTCCAGGCTGTTAGAAGATTGGAGAACGTTTACAAGTTCATCAAGCAAGGACCTGCGAGCAATCTCTTGTACCCCAGTATCTGGGAGCGTCGAAACCATGTGGCAGAGCCAGGAAACAATGACAAGACAGGACTTTGCCATCTCTAATGATTTACTCTTCAGGCATTCCTTCATAACTTCAAAAATGTACCCTTTTTCATAGTTACAAAGAACAAGTGCTATCCTCTTCTCCCATACGCTGACTGCCTTCTCTTCCTCCTATAGCATGTATATCTATGATTCAGAATCGGAGAGACGTACAGTGAAATAAATTCCatagaaattataaattttaaaaatagaaacctCTCTGTCTGATAATTCGTAGTCAGGCTTCCTCAGTCCCTCGGCCTTCATCAAAGCATTGTAAGGCTGATCAAATCCTGCAAGTTTGAGCAACCACGCTTTTGTGTAGGACTTCCCCGAGGAAGTCAATCGCCCAGATAGATATAATGAAGCATCTACAGCTGCAATTTGAGAATTATAGTTGTCCTTTCTTCGAAAGGCTTCAAACAGTGCATCTATAGATTCTTCTCGGTAAATGCTCATTCTTCGTGGTTCAGTCTGACACAAGGAAGATTGTCTATTAGTTTCCATGTGAAAATGATTTTCGCATGCAAGCTGTTAAGGGATCTAGTCAAACCAGGAGATCCagttggagaagaagagaagcaaTGCCCGACTGTTGCTCACTTGGAGCCATTTGAAGATATGTAAGAAGTGTATGCATCGTACTGAATACTCCTTCATCTTTAATTGTCTGCAAAATTTGATTGCATTTTGTCCGTCTGTAATTCCCCAACAATGAtcataaattgaaattgagttaTGATGCGGAATTAA is a window encoding:
- the LOC111778818 gene encoding LOW QUALITY PROTEIN: putative E3 ubiquitin-protein ligase LIN-1 (The sequence of the model RefSeq protein was modified relative to this genomic sequence to represent the inferred CDS: inserted 3 bases in 3 codons; deleted 1 base in 1 codon); amino-acid sequence: MEKDRHTRRYRQTHNAIYNDVSSQDLENCLIDTLEEESRSRXAEIVTHIVRPPKDFVCPITGQIFSEPVTLETGQTYERKAIQEWLKRGNTTCPITRPPLFSTVMPKXNYVLKRLITSWQEQHPDLAQDCSWTGTSVVSTVSSSFKMANSLAYTPCRPFHIPLNSTYESLNQKGKRLMQEAISSSPTSVISQATVEKIINSLNPFVSCLCNFESLKQCETAVLAIAGFWKDSKGDLAVHSYLSELAVVNGFVEVLLNSRDREGLRTSIYVLSELICADGNVGESLSSLDSDFDCLASLLTSGLSEASVLMCLLRPTFTQLSAHDLIPSLAQMIQKKNEEFDHLPFVIEPKNAAIAMLEQIFMGGDETSQSRNAERFTSAEGIPALVKFLGRVEVRRPILSILLCCMQVDQGCKDSIVEEIELAPVLEFLHSGNDDDRGLCVAFLSELVQRHRRTKCNQILQTIKDEGVFSTMHTLLTYLQMAPSEQQSGIASLLLQLDLLTEPRRMSIYREESIDALFEAFRRKDNYNSQIAAVDASLYLSGRLTSSGKSYTKAWLLKLAGFDQPYNALMKAEGLRKPDYELSDREEEEKAVSVWEKRIALVLCNYEKGYIFEVMKECLKSKSLEMAKSCLVIVSWLCHMVSTLPDTGVQEIARRSLLDELVNVLQSSNSLEEKILAYLVLKTFLSDPAALEELGLHARSINKTLRKLRRSSLVVNDIIKALMNVPSVDATELWSYTEVGALDSSSNGEVLSLVHLNGRVLSSHSDGTIKVWDAGDKVLKLIQEARKHTKAVTCLCLSSSGDALYSGSLDKTIRVWTVKCEKIQCVQVHEVKEPIYDMKANANVACFVSQGTGVKVYNFSRVPKQINFNKYVKSLALSEDKLYCGCSGNCILEVDLTXTYTFYAGVRKLLWCYNIYSLHLHGDLLFAADSAVDGTAGKTFSLSNKTTVGSFSPGVDIHHMVVSTDLLFTTSRLGMIIEVLSKEKYTKIGSVKLGSASGSHTKITYLTRDDDRGLLFVGTSSEKIQDG